From Wolbachia endosymbiont (group A) of Longitarsus flavicornis, the proteins below share one genomic window:
- the ftsA gene encoding cell division protein FtsA, giving the protein MYSAVIAKPKRNVFAVLDIGTTKIICLIVKINGNFSYKVTGTGYKIAEGVNGGSITNVKHANYSISSTIGLAEQVSEETIDQIYVSIAGCGISSFNVHNEIIAANHEISDRDIKRVVFQTFEKYIEENVIIHNIPLKYHLDDMTDIKEVGGLYGKRLSADVNVVTASRPALTNIENCITNNGGLNMAGCIASAYSAGLACLSEDEKELGTAIVDIGGGCTAIGIFKRGKLVYASSVPIGGVHITRDIAYGLCTSIERAEYIKILYGSTIVTSIDENEYITVQNSENDEPTQVFKSELINIIRPRVEEILEMVREQFQEQKDPINKVVITGGTSQLTSMKEIAGYIFNKQVRIGSPESLSGLDGEYDKNPVFSAAIGSIKLIVDTFYKNNSGILGQDGKMSKLYNWVKSKVTV; this is encoded by the coding sequence ATGTACTCTGCAGTAATAGCAAAACCAAAGAGAAACGTTTTTGCTGTTTTAGACATAGGTACAACAAAGATTATTTGTCTAATCGTTAAAATAAATGGCAACTTCAGCTATAAAGTAACAGGAACGGGCTATAAGATTGCAGAAGGTGTAAACGGTGGGTCGATAACTAATGTAAAACACGCAAATTACTCCATCTCATCAACTATAGGTTTAGCTGAGCAAGTGTCAGAGGAAACTATAGACCAGATATATGTGAGCATTGCTGGATGTGGCATCTCATCTTTTAATGTACATAATGAAATTATTGCAGCTAATCATGAAATTTCTGACCGGGATATAAAACGTGTAGTTTTTCAGACGTTTGAGAAATATATTGAAGAAAATGTTATCATTCACAATATACCATTGAAATATCACTTAGATGACATGACTGACATAAAAGAAGTTGGTGGATTGTACGGAAAAAGACTATCTGCTGATGTTAATGTTGTTACTGCTTCGCGTCCAGCGCTTACCAATATTGAAAACTGTATTACCAATAATGGTGGATTAAATATGGCAGGTTGTATTGCTTCTGCATATTCTGCAGGTCTTGCGTGTCTCAGTGAAGATGAAAAAGAGCTCGGGACTGCTATTGTTGATATAGGCGGTGGGTGCACTGCAATTGGAATTTTCAAAAGAGGGAAACTTGTGTATGCAAGCAGCGTTCCAATTGGTGGCGTTCATATCACTCGAGATATTGCTTACGGGCTATGCACAAGCATAGAACGTGCAGAGTATATAAAAATACTGTATGGTAGCACTATCGTAACTTCAATAGATGAGAACGAATATATTACAGTCCAAAATAGTGAAAATGATGAACCTACTCAAGTATTCAAATCTGAGCTTATTAACATCATAAGACCAAGAGTTGAAGAAATACTTGAAATGGTAAGAGAGCAATTTCAAGAGCAGAAAGATCCAATTAATAAAGTGGTGATCACAGGTGGAACTAGTCAACTTACAAGCATGAAGGAAATTGCAGGCTATATATTCAATAAACAAGTTCGAATTGGGTCCCCTGAATCTCTCAGTGGCCTTGATGGCGAATATGATAAAAATCCTGTATTTTCTGCTGCTATAGGTTCTATAAAGCTAATAGTTGACACTTTTTATAAAAATAATTCTGGTATTTTAGGTCAGGATGGTAAAATGAGTAAATTGTATAATTGGGTTAAATCAAAAGTTACAGTTTAA
- the def gene encoding peptide deformylase, with the protein MSILPIVIAPDERLITRASEVTDINDKIKELVNDMFETVYDAEGLGLAAVQVGVLRRVFVMDIQLSRAEDEPVGYESTGKFYMINPEITELSDEQVILKEGCLSIPEQSYEIKRPKYLTVKYKDLNNEEQTLKACGWLARCIQHELDHLNGILYIRHLSKLKYDMAMKKAQKVKKHYEQ; encoded by the coding sequence ATGTCCATATTACCAATTGTAATTGCCCCTGATGAAAGACTAATCACACGTGCCAGTGAAGTAACAGATATAAACGATAAAATTAAAGAATTAGTAAACGACATGTTCGAAACTGTGTACGATGCAGAAGGTCTTGGCCTTGCTGCAGTGCAAGTTGGGGTGCTGAGGAGAGTTTTTGTTATGGACATTCAGCTCTCTCGAGCTGAAGACGAGCCAGTAGGGTATGAATCGACTGGCAAATTTTACATGATTAACCCTGAAATTACGGAATTATCCGATGAACAAGTAATTCTCAAAGAAGGGTGCCTTTCAATTCCAGAGCAAAGCTATGAAATTAAGCGTCCAAAATATTTGACTGTGAAATATAAGGATTTAAATAATGAGGAACAGACGCTAAAAGCTTGCGGCTGGCTCGCAAGGTGTATTCAGCATGAGCTAGATCACTTAAATGGCATATTATATATTAGACATTTATCTAAATTAAAGTATGATATGGCCATGAAAAAAGCACAAAAGGTTAAAAAGCATTATGAGCAATAA
- a CDS encoding uracil-DNA glycosylase encodes MSNKDLELLKFYHEVGVDCTLMEGEEEKKLESKESVQPSVIQTGTKKKDADMRWNDTKDGKDMFPSDWIIEARKLASKCGSVDELRSAVKSFEGCEIKKTATNTVFSDGNQNAKIMLVGEAPGANEDLQGIPFCGASGMLLDKMLNAINLDRTKVYISNTVFWRPPGNRKPTDLELDMCRPFVEKHVALVSPQILILVGGIACYSLLDSTKTISNLRGRFHTYTNQYLSNSITTAAIFHPAYLLRQPAQKRLAWEDLKKIREYLDNTNNCTNT; translated from the coding sequence ATGAGCAATAAAGACCTAGAATTATTAAAATTTTACCATGAAGTGGGCGTTGATTGCACACTAATGGAGGGTGAAGAGGAAAAAAAATTGGAGAGCAAAGAGAGTGTACAACCCTCTGTTATCCAAACTGGGACCAAGAAGAAAGATGCAGATATGCGCTGGAATGACACTAAAGATGGAAAAGACATGTTTCCAAGTGACTGGATAATTGAAGCAAGGAAACTTGCAAGTAAATGTGGTAGTGTGGATGAATTAAGAAGTGCAGTGAAGTCATTTGAAGGTTGTGAAATAAAAAAAACTGCAACTAATACTGTTTTTTCCGATGGTAATCAAAATGCAAAAATTATGCTCGTTGGTGAAGCTCCAGGGGCAAATGAAGACCTTCAAGGCATACCATTTTGTGGTGCAAGTGGAATGTTGCTCGATAAAATGTTAAATGCAATCAATCTTGATCGCACTAAGGTATACATAAGCAATACCGTATTTTGGCGCCCACCTGGCAATAGAAAGCCAACCGACCTAGAGCTTGATATGTGCAGACCATTTGTTGAGAAGCATGTTGCACTGGTTTCACCGCAAATTCTAATTTTGGTCGGGGGAATTGCGTGTTATAGCCTTCTTGACAGCACAAAAACTATATCGAATTTGCGTGGTAGATTTCATACGTACACTAACCAATATTTGTCCAATTCAATCACCACAGCCGCTATATTTCATCCAGCTTACCTACTTCGCCAACCTGCACAAAAACGTTTAGCCTGGGAGGATTTGAAGAAGATTAGGGAGTATCTTGATAACACCAATAACTGCACAAATACCTAA
- a CDS encoding bifunctional 2-C-methyl-D-erythritol 4-phosphate cytidylyltransferase/2-C-methyl-D-erythritol 2,4-cyclodiphosphate synthase, which produces MINMHTNRLKKYKIAALIVAAGVGSRCNSTLPKQYIKLAGKSVLFHTIRKFLANQYIDYIRVAINRDHESFYEKAISLITDTKLLSPVYGGESRQSSVKLGLESLQKVNPDFVVIHDACRPFVSNVLIDNLVESMINDQYTGVVPAIEVEDTMSLVSNNFIESTISREKLRAIQTPQIFNFKELLSCHQSTKEFTDDSSLMVEHKKRVVIIKGEKSNFKLTTKEDINMAKLLFEEPKFRVGTGYDIHRFIKIQDSTKCLIKICGVKIEHNMAIEAHSDGDVAIHAIVDAILGALGYGDIGEHFPPSSSEWKDCNSSHFLDFAAKKAKEKGYSVSNLDITIVCEEPKISPYKVEMKKFISKALEIDDEFVNIKATTAEKLGSIGRNEGIAVHASVLLHTNFYWK; this is translated from the coding sequence ATGATAAATATGCACACTAACAGACTTAAGAAATACAAAATAGCAGCATTAATAGTTGCAGCGGGAGTAGGCAGTAGATGCAATTCTACGCTTCCTAAGCAATATATAAAACTGGCAGGTAAATCTGTTTTATTTCATACAATTAGAAAATTTTTAGCTAACCAATATATAGATTACATAAGAGTAGCAATTAATAGAGACCATGAAAGTTTCTATGAGAAAGCTATATCACTAATTACAGACACTAAATTACTAAGCCCTGTATACGGAGGAGAAAGTAGGCAAAGTTCAGTCAAATTAGGACTTGAAAGCTTACAAAAAGTTAACCCAGATTTTGTAGTTATACATGATGCTTGTAGGCCTTTTGTGTCAAATGTTCTGATAGATAACTTGGTTGAATCTATGATTAATGATCAATATACAGGAGTAGTTCCAGCAATAGAAGTTGAAGATACTATGTCATTGGTAAGTAATAATTTCATTGAATCTACAATTTCAAGGGAAAAACTTAGAGCCATACAAACTCCTCAAATTTTTAACTTTAAAGAACTATTATCATGTCACCAATCAACCAAAGAATTTACTGATGATTCATCGCTAATGGTAGAGCACAAAAAGCGCGTTGTGATTATTAAAGGTGAAAAAAGCAATTTTAAGTTAACCACAAAAGAGGATATCAATATGGCAAAACTTCTTTTTGAAGAGCCAAAATTTCGTGTCGGCACTGGTTATGACATACACAGATTTATAAAAATTCAAGATAGCACTAAGTGCCTTATAAAGATTTGCGGTGTGAAAATTGAGCACAACATGGCAATAGAAGCACATTCAGATGGTGATGTTGCAATACATGCAATCGTTGATGCAATACTCGGAGCACTGGGATATGGCGACATAGGAGAGCACTTTCCTCCTAGTTCCTCTGAATGGAAAGATTGCAATTCATCTCACTTTCTTGACTTTGCTGCTAAAAAAGCAAAGGAAAAAGGGTACAGCGTGTCTAATTTAGATATTACTATAGTTTGTGAAGAGCCTAAAATATCGCCTTACAAAGTAGAAATGAAGAAATTCATATCAAAAGCATTAGAAATTGATGATGAATTTGTGAATATCAAAGCAACCACTGCAGAAAAATTAGGTTCTATTGGAAGAAATGAAGGAATAGCAGTGCATGCTTCTGTGTTATTGCATACAAACTTTTATTGGAAATAG
- a CDS encoding alpha/beta hydrolase, with translation MHITKCNKENEIHLIFFHGIGDNHKNAQQCLQDLCDRNGLRAIAHTHKYPATFQNYITCVIASFLFLGASVLVPVIILLMNPITPRTVGLVSLAALICIFLSVMLIIIPFINRDQSLLKPSIEKINELMDKGVRPENIILFGHSFGGAVASAVLKHFADKNVKLRGVIFTSTFSSFHTAIEHFPIPQAKILSMLPPSIFKKLLKALDLDFDLVNDIRKLRDEGKLNMPIIVINSKEDYLVPQPAQLAHAIENDVLLRGKLIKTVNSKRCEDDPHNGVLSSWELGENLTDLILNKIDKTMNRQYLQ, from the coding sequence ATGCATATTACTAAGTGTAATAAAGAAAATGAGATACACCTTATATTCTTTCATGGAATAGGGGATAATCATAAAAATGCTCAACAATGCTTACAGGATTTATGTGACAGAAATGGGCTAAGAGCTATTGCTCATACACATAAATATCCGGCTACATTCCAAAACTACATAACTTGTGTCATAGCCAGCTTTTTATTTCTCGGAGCATCCGTATTAGTGCCCGTTATAATATTACTTATGAATCCAATAACACCTAGAACAGTTGGTTTAGTAAGCTTAGCTGCTCTAATTTGCATTTTTTTATCCGTAATGCTTATTATTATTCCCTTTATAAATAGAGATCAAAGTTTGCTTAAGCCCTCGATAGAAAAAATCAATGAATTAATGGACAAGGGTGTGAGGCCTGAAAACATTATACTTTTTGGCCATTCCTTTGGAGGAGCAGTTGCATCGGCAGTTTTGAAGCACTTTGCAGACAAAAACGTTAAACTTAGAGGTGTTATTTTTACTAGCACTTTCAGCTCTTTTCATACAGCAATAGAGCATTTTCCGATCCCTCAAGCAAAAATTTTAAGTATGTTGCCCCCATCCATTTTTAAAAAATTGCTAAAGGCTTTAGATCTAGATTTTGATTTAGTAAACGATATACGAAAGTTGCGAGATGAAGGAAAATTGAATATGCCAATAATAGTTATTAATAGCAAAGAAGATTACTTAGTACCACAGCCTGCACAATTGGCGCACGCAATAGAAAATGATGTATTGCTACGTGGAAAATTGATCAAGACTGTTAATTCGAAAAGGTGTGAAGATGATCCACATAACGGAGTTTTATCTAGTTGGGAATTGGGTGAAAATTTGACTGATCTAATACTTAATAAAATTGATAAAACAATGAATAGACAGTATTTACAATAA
- a CDS encoding AI-2E family transporter: MQKRHITICFILLFIIGMLFLMRPMIFPCLISVVIAYLFNPLVVKFEKYRIPRSCSVIFIILILLIAFILVITFVLPIIYVQITSILNFLVSKVPSLKLKVIPSVLEFLNIKIEDSLFDHLSKNLAENYSNYVSYFMNALDIASNFIIQVLSSSFNTVSLMVITPVVFFYILRDWPLIIEKANKLIPVSYREKVANYFSKVDFIISNYLKGQVNVCIVMMVFYSVSLSIIGLEHSIVIGILSGILTFIPYVGPLLYTIIGFLSAITQFSRWFESAAVLLLFGVGQLIDSNILVPLLIGKKVHIHPTVIILGITICASYFGFIGILLFIPIIAMFNVSVEYAINKYFKSELYKNG, from the coding sequence ATGCAAAAACGTCATATAACTATTTGTTTTATACTGCTTTTTATAATAGGGATGTTATTCCTGATGCGTCCTATGATTTTTCCATGTTTAATATCTGTTGTTATTGCATATTTGTTTAATCCGCTAGTAGTTAAGTTTGAAAAGTATAGAATACCGCGTTCATGTTCTGTAATTTTTATAATACTTATTTTATTAATAGCTTTTATACTAGTCATAACATTTGTTTTACCTATTATATATGTTCAAATTACTTCAATATTAAATTTCTTAGTGAGTAAAGTGCCTTCATTAAAGCTTAAAGTAATCCCCTCTGTATTAGAATTTCTTAATATAAAAATCGAGGATAGCTTATTTGATCATTTATCTAAAAATCTAGCAGAAAATTACAGCAACTATGTATCTTATTTCATGAATGCTCTTGATATTGCTAGTAACTTTATAATCCAAGTGTTAAGTTCAAGCTTTAACACGGTATCATTAATGGTGATTACTCCTGTAGTGTTTTTCTATATATTACGTGATTGGCCTTTAATTATAGAAAAAGCTAATAAATTAATTCCTGTTTCTTATAGAGAAAAAGTTGCAAATTATTTTTCCAAAGTGGATTTCATTATATCTAATTATCTAAAGGGGCAGGTAAATGTATGTATTGTCATGATGGTCTTTTACTCTGTGAGCCTGAGCATAATCGGATTGGAACACTCTATTGTTATTGGAATTTTATCAGGAATATTAACGTTCATACCTTACGTAGGGCCATTATTATATACCATTATTGGGTTTTTGAGCGCTATCACTCAATTTAGTAGATGGTTTGAAAGTGCTGCTGTTTTGCTATTATTTGGTGTTGGACAATTAATAGATTCAAACATATTAGTTCCTTTATTAATAGGAAAAAAAGTTCATATACATCCAACTGTAATTATTCTGGGAATTACTATATGCGCTTCATATTTTGGATTTATAGGTATATTACTTTTTATTCCAATAATAGCAATGTTCAATGTATCAGTAGAATATGCAATCAATAAATATTTTAAAAGTGAGCTTTATAAAAACGGCTAA
- a CDS encoding DnaA ATPase domain-containing protein produces MQLNLFNNNQADYNRQNYIILDENKHVYNSVVNDLSWKCLILFGPKSSGKTHLAHIWQSINDAIFINVNNFVSEIRYSDAFILEDVQNIKDEAMLLHCYNYMKENDKRLLITSSISPKKLNFKLRDLSSRILSTISVKILPASEELLRIMLIKRFSDKQLKIDLKVINYILARIERSFYSIDKIIEKIDNESIGSNVTVPFISTLLKKDAI; encoded by the coding sequence GTGCAATTAAATTTATTTAACAACAATCAAGCTGATTATAATCGGCAAAATTACATCATCTTAGATGAAAATAAGCACGTATATAATTCGGTAGTTAATGATTTATCTTGGAAATGTCTGATTCTTTTTGGACCTAAAAGCTCCGGTAAAACTCATCTTGCTCATATTTGGCAATCAATAAATGATGCAATCTTTATCAATGTGAATAACTTCGTAAGCGAGATTAGGTATAGCGATGCTTTTATTTTAGAAGACGTACAAAACATTAAAGATGAAGCAATGTTATTACATTGTTACAATTACATGAAAGAAAACGACAAGAGGCTGCTAATCACTTCTTCAATTTCACCAAAAAAGCTTAACTTCAAATTAAGAGATTTAAGTTCTCGAATATTATCAACTATCAGCGTAAAAATTTTGCCTGCAAGCGAAGAATTATTAAGAATCATGCTAATAAAACGATTTTCAGATAAACAGTTAAAAATTGATTTAAAAGTGATTAATTATATTTTAGCAAGAATAGAACGTTCTTTCTATAGCATTGACAAAATTATAGAGAAGATAGATAATGAATCTATAGGGTCAAATGTGACCGTTCCTTTTATTAGCACTTTATTAAAAAAAGATGCCATTTGA
- a CDS encoding tyrosine recombinase produces MKNKQSQNKKENLYITYYIDALASERSATQNTLESYRSDLHQFEEFLLESSTTLIGANKTNIKDYMKSLCTQKKYKSSSISRKISAMKNFYKCLFNDGIIDFNPAPANDAELKNPKVSRPLPKYLSVKEIFLLMDTVRKSASESNKEISSKRLCAILDILYSSGMRVSELINMKLCEVSHLINSNNKECYIIIKGKSGRERQILFNEQALQSLRNYLSVRDNLIPKEKESDWLFPGDKPNKPITRQRVGQLMKELARKCNIDENKISPHVIRHSFATHLLDSGANIVLIQKILGHTNLSTTQIYTHIANEKLKDKLADSHPITQMINN; encoded by the coding sequence ATGAAAAATAAACAGTCGCAAAATAAAAAAGAAAATCTTTACATAACATATTACATAGATGCTTTAGCTTCAGAGAGGTCCGCTACACAAAATACTTTGGAAAGTTATCGTTCTGATCTACATCAGTTTGAAGAATTTTTATTGGAAAGCAGCACTACCTTGATTGGTGCAAACAAAACCAATATTAAAGACTATATGAAATCTCTATGTACGCAAAAAAAATATAAAAGTAGCTCTATATCAAGAAAAATATCCGCTATGAAAAATTTCTATAAGTGTCTATTTAATGACGGAATAATAGATTTTAATCCAGCGCCGGCTAATGATGCTGAATTAAAGAATCCAAAAGTTTCTCGTCCTTTGCCTAAGTATTTAAGTGTCAAAGAAATATTTTTGCTAATGGACACAGTGAGAAAATCAGCAAGCGAATCGAATAAAGAGATAAGCAGTAAAAGGCTATGTGCGATTTTAGATATCCTTTACTCTTCTGGAATGCGTGTTTCTGAACTAATTAATATGAAGTTATGTGAAGTGTCACATTTAATAAACAGTAATAACAAAGAATGCTATATAATAATAAAAGGAAAAAGTGGTAGAGAGAGGCAAATCCTTTTTAATGAACAAGCATTACAGAGCCTTAGAAATTATTTATCAGTTCGTGATAATCTGATCCCTAAAGAAAAGGAATCCGATTGGCTATTCCCAGGTGATAAACCTAATAAACCAATTACAAGGCAGAGGGTCGGTCAATTAATGAAGGAGTTGGCAAGAAAATGCAATATTGATGAAAATAAGATCTCTCCACACGTGATTAGGCATTCTTTTGCTACCCATCTACTGGATAGCGGGGCAAATATTGTGTTGATACAGAAAATTCTTGGCCATACTAACCTTTCTACAACACAAATATATACTCATATTGCTAACGAAAAGTTAAAGGACAAACTAGCTGATTCGCATCCTATTACTCAGATGATCAATAATTAA
- a CDS encoding lysophospholipid acyltransferase family protein — protein sequence MISSLLFNFFLILWEVFYTLITLPVILFPECVITIFLVCSVRVVLFMLRLLCGIKYEVRGMENIPKQPFIIASKHQSPFETFIFILLFRKAVFILKRELKWIPFIGLHLMALRMIFINRSDGISSMRHIIKLAKMRIKENRGIIIFPEGTRTTINQNIKYQPGIAALYSILSVPVLPVALNTGLFWPKSILSLRKNPGKAVIEILPPIHPGLNKNEFLQSLEKIIEERSSKLTTEKTDIAN from the coding sequence GTGATTTCAAGTTTGTTGTTTAATTTCTTTCTTATATTATGGGAAGTATTCTATACTTTAATTACTCTCCCTGTAATTCTCTTTCCTGAGTGTGTAATAACCATTTTTCTCGTCTGTTCGGTGAGAGTTGTATTATTCATGCTGCGTTTATTATGTGGCATTAAATATGAAGTGAGGGGAATGGAAAACATTCCTAAGCAACCTTTTATAATTGCATCCAAACACCAATCTCCATTTGAAACATTTATTTTTATACTACTATTTAGAAAAGCGGTTTTTATTTTAAAACGTGAATTGAAATGGATTCCATTCATTGGTTTGCATCTCATGGCGCTCAGAATGATTTTTATTAACCGCTCAGATGGTATCAGTTCTATGCGTCATATCATTAAATTAGCAAAAATGCGTATAAAAGAAAATAGAGGCATAATAATATTTCCTGAAGGCACAAGAACGACTATAAACCAAAATATAAAATATCAACCAGGTATTGCTGCTTTATATAGCATATTATCTGTTCCTGTGTTACCGGTTGCTTTAAACACTGGTTTGTTTTGGCCAAAAAGCATACTTTCTCTGAGAAAGAATCCCGGAAAGGCAGTAATAGAAATATTGCCTCCAATACATCCTGGATTAAACAAAAATGAATTCTTGCAAAGTTTAGAAAAAATTATTGAAGAGAGAAGTAGTAAATTAACCACAGAAAAAACTGATATTGCAAATTAA
- the rpsT gene encoding 30S ribosomal protein S20, with the protein MANHKSAKKMIKVIAKRTLINKMRKSKTRTAIRNLVDIIKSGDKENVVLAFRNAESNLHKCVNKGVIHRNTAARKISRLNAKVKALMTA; encoded by the coding sequence ATGGCAAATCATAAGAGTGCTAAAAAAATGATAAAGGTAATAGCAAAGCGCACTTTAATAAATAAGATGCGGAAAAGTAAAACTCGCACTGCTATTAGAAATTTGGTTGATATAATCAAGTCTGGCGACAAAGAAAATGTTGTTCTGGCATTTCGGAATGCTGAATCTAATTTACACAAGTGTGTGAATAAAGGTGTTATTCATAGGAATACCGCTGCACGTAAAATAAGTCGCTTAAATGCAAAAGTAAAAGCATTGATGACCGCTTAA
- a CDS encoding citrate synthase — translation MDKKVLLELSNGLKIELPVLSGTTGPNVLNIKDLYKTTGLFTYDPGFVSTASCSSSITFIDGDEGVLKYRGHNIADLAENNSFTAVIYLLLYSELPSSEQHKKFLLKIQKLSKVSEQITNVIKAFPQTAHPMSILVACFASLSASYYEKHGNNVNGEDLDFGISAIAQVPAIVAMIYRHINNQEFINANNELSYSENFLKMIFGDAVDNDKSALFAKALDKIFTLHADHEQNASTAAVRLVGSAGSNLFASLSAGVATLWGPAHGGANEAVINMLKEIEQSGDIDKFIEKAKDDKDPFKLMGFGHRVYKNYDPRARILKDACHEVLSKLEQNNELLKIAKKLEEIALKDEYFIVRKLYPNVDFYSGIIMNAIDIPSNMFTPIFALARTTGWVTQWYEMINDKETKICRPRQLYLGK, via the coding sequence ATGGATAAAAAAGTGCTATTAGAACTAAGTAATGGATTAAAAATCGAGCTACCTGTATTAAGCGGAACAACAGGTCCTAACGTGTTAAATATCAAGGACTTATATAAGACAACAGGATTATTCACTTACGATCCGGGGTTTGTTTCCACAGCTTCATGTTCTTCTTCGATTACATTTATTGATGGAGATGAAGGGGTGCTTAAATATAGGGGACATAATATAGCTGATTTGGCAGAGAATAATAGTTTTACTGCTGTGATTTATTTATTACTCTATAGTGAACTACCCAGTTCAGAGCAACACAAAAAATTTCTTCTCAAAATACAAAAATTATCCAAAGTATCAGAGCAAATTACAAATGTAATTAAAGCATTTCCACAAACTGCCCACCCTATGTCGATTTTAGTTGCATGTTTTGCAAGTTTGTCAGCATCTTACTATGAAAAGCATGGCAACAATGTCAATGGTGAAGATCTAGACTTTGGAATTTCTGCAATAGCGCAAGTTCCTGCAATTGTTGCAATGATTTATAGGCATATCAACAATCAGGAATTCATAAATGCTAACAATGAATTAAGTTACAGCGAAAATTTCTTAAAGATGATATTTGGCGATGCTGTTGATAATGATAAAAGCGCCCTTTTTGCAAAAGCTTTGGATAAAATATTTACTCTCCATGCTGATCATGAACAGAATGCTTCTACGGCGGCTGTCAGACTGGTAGGATCGGCTGGTTCTAATCTGTTTGCAAGCCTCTCTGCAGGGGTTGCTACACTTTGGGGACCAGCACATGGTGGAGCTAATGAGGCAGTTATAAATATGCTAAAAGAGATAGAGCAAAGTGGAGATATAGATAAATTCATCGAAAAAGCTAAAGATGATAAAGATCCATTTAAATTGATGGGATTTGGACATCGTGTTTATAAAAATTATGATCCGCGCGCGCGTATATTGAAAGACGCTTGTCATGAGGTTCTAAGTAAACTAGAACAAAATAATGAATTGCTCAAAATTGCAAAAAAACTTGAAGAAATAGCTTTAAAGGATGAATATTTTATCGTGCGTAAGTTATATCCAAATGTTGATTTTTACTCAGGTATAATAATGAATGCTATCGATATTCCCTCAAATATGTTCACGCCTATTTTTGCACTTGCAAGAACCACTGGTTGGGTTACTCAGTGGTATGAAATGATAAATGATAAAGAAACTAAGATCTGTAGACCAAGACAACTCTATCTTGGTAAATAA